The proteins below come from a single Agromyces flavus genomic window:
- the ftsR gene encoding transcriptional regulator FtsR, which translates to MTEGAAARRPAHAPPLLGIGQVLAKLQPEFPDLTPSKLRFLEEQGLVTPSRTAAGYRKFSPADVERLHLVLAMQRDHYLPLKVIRAHLEAIDGGTAPALPGAVSAAAVRATANRFSRDELVREAGATPNLLDDAIAASVIRPAEVFGRDALDTLRALAALRAVGIEPRHLRGLRGAAEREAALIEQAIAPERRPDAAGRARTAERARELADHLAVVHASVLQRALDGLSR; encoded by the coding sequence GTGACCGAGGGCGCCGCCGCGCGGCGTCCGGCCCACGCCCCGCCGCTGCTCGGCATCGGCCAGGTCCTGGCGAAGCTCCAGCCGGAGTTCCCCGACCTGACCCCGTCCAAGCTGCGGTTCCTCGAGGAGCAGGGGCTCGTCACCCCGTCGCGCACGGCGGCGGGCTACCGCAAGTTCTCGCCGGCCGACGTCGAGCGGCTCCACCTCGTGCTCGCGATGCAACGCGATCACTACCTGCCGCTCAAGGTGATCCGTGCGCACCTCGAGGCGATCGACGGCGGAACGGCGCCGGCGCTGCCGGGCGCGGTGAGCGCCGCCGCCGTCCGGGCGACCGCGAACCGGTTCTCGCGCGACGAGCTGGTGCGCGAGGCCGGAGCCACGCCGAACCTGCTCGACGACGCCATCGCGGCCTCGGTGATCCGCCCGGCCGAGGTGTTCGGCCGGGATGCGCTCGACACGTTGCGCGCCCTCGCGGCCCTGCGCGCGGTGGGCATCGAACCACGTCACCTGCGCGGACTCCGGGGGGCGGCCGAGCGTGAAGCGGCGCTGATCGAGCAGGCGATCGCGCCCGAGCGTCGCCCCGACGCCGCGGGTCGCGCGCGCACCGCGGAGCGCGCGAGAGAGCTGGCCGACCACCTGGCCGTCGTGCACGCGAGCGTCCTCCAGCGCGCCCTCGACGGCCTCTCGCGCTGA
- a CDS encoding ROK family glucokinase yields the protein MALAIGIDIGGTKIAGAVVDELGAIVRSERVPTPAGDAAALEDAVVEMIRALSVDAEISAVGVAAAGFIDAAQSTVYYAPNIDWRNEPFREKLEARVGASVVVENDANAAGWAEFRFGAGRMVSDMVMLTIGTGVGGAIVAGDRLFRGGFGAGAELGHVRIVPNGIACGCGQHGCLEQYGSGRALLRMANEIADAGGIGQALARAREAHGALDGAIVGGLIGAEDPGAVAALRQLGQWLGQASASLSAVLDPQRFVFGGGVAVAGELLLAPIREAFLEHLPARGYHPEPDFVIAELVNDAGVVGAADLARLWVEEHA from the coding sequence TTGGCGCTTGCGATCGGCATCGACATCGGCGGCACCAAGATCGCCGGGGCCGTGGTCGACGAGCTCGGCGCGATCGTGCGCTCGGAGCGGGTCCCCACGCCGGCCGGCGACGCCGCGGCGCTCGAGGACGCCGTGGTCGAGATGATCCGCGCGCTGTCCGTCGATGCCGAGATCTCCGCGGTCGGCGTCGCTGCCGCCGGCTTCATCGACGCCGCGCAGTCGACGGTCTACTACGCGCCGAACATCGACTGGCGCAACGAGCCCTTCCGCGAGAAGCTCGAAGCGCGCGTCGGCGCCTCCGTGGTCGTCGAGAACGACGCCAATGCCGCCGGCTGGGCCGAGTTCCGGTTCGGCGCGGGCCGGATGGTGAGCGACATGGTCATGCTCACGATCGGCACCGGCGTCGGCGGCGCCATCGTCGCCGGCGATCGTCTCTTCCGTGGCGGCTTCGGCGCCGGCGCCGAGCTCGGCCACGTCCGGATCGTGCCGAACGGCATCGCGTGCGGCTGCGGGCAGCACGGATGCCTCGAGCAGTACGGGTCGGGTCGGGCGCTCCTCCGCATGGCCAACGAGATCGCCGACGCCGGCGGGATCGGGCAGGCGCTCGCGCGCGCCCGCGAGGCGCACGGCGCCCTGGACGGCGCCATCGTGGGCGGTCTCATCGGGGCCGAGGATCCGGGCGCGGTCGCGGCGCTGCGCCAGCTCGGCCAGTGGCTCGGCCAGGCGTCGGCGAGCCTGTCGGCGGTGCTCGACCCCCAGCGGTTCGTCTTCGGCGGCGGCGTCGCGGTCGCCGGCGAGCTGCTGCTCGCCCCCATCCGCGAGGCCTTCCTCGAGCACCTTCCGGCGCGGGGCTACCACCCCGAGCCCGACTTCGTCATCGCCGAGCTCGTCAACGACGCGGGCGTGGTGGGCGCTGCCGACCTGGCTCGGCTCTGGGTCGAGGAGCACGCCTGA
- a CDS encoding ParA family protein, protein MHVLSVSSLKGGVGKTTVTLGLASAAFARGVRTLVVDLDPQSDVSTGMDIQVGGHLNVADVLASPKEKIVRSAIAPSGWARSNPQSTIDVMIGSPSAINYDGPHPSIRDIWKLEEALANVEADYELVLIDCAPSLNALTRTAWAASDRVAVVTEPGLFSVAAADRALRAIEEIRRGLSPRLQPLGIIVNRARVQSLEHQFRIKELRDMFGPLVLSPQLPERTSLQQAQGAAKPLHMWPGESAEEMSAHFDQLLERVLRTARIGDYAQSPGGRLELDSSTR, encoded by the coding sequence GTGCACGTTCTCTCGGTCAGTTCCCTGAAGGGCGGCGTCGGCAAGACGACCGTCACCCTCGGGCTGGCGTCTGCCGCGTTCGCGCGCGGCGTGCGCACGCTGGTGGTCGACCTCGATCCGCAGTCCGACGTCTCGACCGGCATGGACATCCAGGTCGGCGGCCATCTCAACGTCGCCGACGTCCTCGCGTCGCCGAAGGAGAAGATCGTCCGCTCGGCGATCGCCCCGAGCGGCTGGGCGCGATCGAACCCGCAGTCGACCATCGACGTCATGATCGGCAGCCCGTCCGCCATCAACTACGACGGACCGCACCCGTCGATCCGCGACATCTGGAAGCTCGAGGAGGCGCTCGCCAACGTCGAGGCCGACTACGAGCTGGTGCTCATCGACTGCGCGCCGTCGCTCAACGCGCTCACCCGCACAGCCTGGGCCGCGAGCGACCGCGTCGCCGTCGTGACCGAGCCGGGCCTGTTCTCGGTGGCCGCCGCCGACCGCGCGCTGCGCGCGATCGAGGAGATCCGGCGCGGCCTCTCCCCCCGCCTGCAGCCGCTCGGCATCATCGTGAACCGCGCCCGCGTGCAGTCGCTCGAGCACCAGTTCCGCATCAAGGAGCTGCGGGACATGTTCGGCCCGCTCGTGCTGAGCCCGCAGCTGCCCGAGCGCACGTCGCTCCAGCAGGCGCAGGGCGCGGCCAAGCCGCTCCACATGTGGCCCGGCGAGAGCGCCGAGGAGATGTCGGCGCACTTCGACCAGCTGCTCGAGCGCGTGCTGCGCACTGCTCGGATCGGCGACTACGCCCAATCCCCTGGCGGACGACTCGAACTCGACTCCAGCACCCGCTGA
- a CDS encoding MinD/ParA family ATP-binding protein yields MAEHDDETGPVARRPRSRSTERPAEGGGAHAADRETVDVRVDLPPAPAPQMPDDEVAVAIDDVAVDPGDLGAVTTGTTSVEVLASSTARGGYRRAAGRDASPYSALLASDASRLRRERVTTDTGAHVAIVEEATSDLLPAELPETPDSLTPDRLIDLNRTTRPAPQGGLNRFLYEATLHVVNLGDSAKVRAHKAMNERIRRRFEGGARFVPVLTRKGGVGKTTVTALLGMALADARDDRVIAIDANPDRGTLAERVDRQTRETVRDVVAKASSIGGYTDFSKFVSRDETRLDILASDTDPTLSEAFDADDYNVVAGLAARYYSLVLTDCGTGIVHSVMRSTLQRADSIVVVSGGSVDEARLASETLTWLEANGYGELVRNAVVAINLATQGTHLVKVDEIEAHFQSRVREIVRIPYDPQLAAGSVVHWSDLRPVTQHAARELAALVVEGLPVERGH; encoded by the coding sequence GTGGCTGAACACGATGACGAGACGGGCCCTGTCGCCCGCCGCCCACGTTCCCGCAGCACCGAGCGCCCCGCCGAGGGCGGTGGAGCGCACGCGGCCGACCGCGAGACGGTCGACGTCCGCGTCGACCTGCCGCCCGCGCCGGCGCCGCAGATGCCCGACGACGAGGTCGCCGTGGCCATCGACGACGTGGCGGTCGACCCGGGTGACCTCGGTGCCGTCACCACGGGCACGACCTCGGTCGAGGTACTGGCGTCGTCCACGGCGCGCGGCGGCTACCGGCGCGCGGCCGGACGCGATGCCTCGCCGTACAGCGCGCTGCTCGCCTCCGACGCGTCGCGTCTGCGCCGCGAGCGCGTGACCACCGACACCGGCGCCCACGTGGCGATCGTCGAGGAGGCCACGAGCGACCTCCTCCCCGCCGAACTGCCCGAGACGCCCGATTCGCTCACGCCCGACCGGTTGATCGACCTCAACCGCACCACGCGTCCCGCGCCGCAGGGCGGGCTCAACCGCTTCCTCTACGAGGCGACGCTGCACGTCGTCAACCTCGGCGACTCGGCGAAGGTGCGAGCCCACAAGGCCATGAACGAGCGGATCCGACGCCGCTTCGAGGGCGGCGCGCGGTTCGTGCCGGTGCTCACGCGCAAGGGCGGCGTCGGCAAGACCACGGTGACGGCGCTGCTGGGCATGGCCCTCGCCGACGCGCGCGACGACCGCGTGATCGCGATCGACGCCAATCCCGACCGCGGCACGCTCGCCGAGCGCGTCGACCGCCAGACCCGCGAGACGGTCCGCGACGTGGTCGCGAAGGCCTCGTCGATCGGCGGGTACACCGACTTCTCCAAGTTCGTCTCACGCGACGAGACGCGCCTGGACATCCTCGCGTCCGACACCGATCCGACGCTCAGCGAGGCGTTCGACGCCGACGACTACAACGTCGTCGCGGGCCTCGCCGCCCGCTACTACTCGCTCGTGCTCACCGACTGCGGCACCGGCATCGTGCACTCGGTGATGCGTTCGACGCTCCAGCGCGCCGACTCGATCGTCGTCGTGTCGGGCGGCAGCGTCGACGAGGCGCGGTTGGCGAGCGAGACGCTCACCTGGCTCGAGGCCAACGGCTACGGCGAACTCGTCCGCAACGCGGTCGTCGCGATCAACCTGGCCACACAGGGCACGCATCTCGTCAAGGTTGACGAGATCGAGGCGCACTTCCAGTCGCGCGTCCGTGAGATCGTGCGGATCCCGTACGATCCGCAGCTCGCGGCCGGCTCGGTCGTGCACTGGAGCGACCTGCGGCCGGTGACCCAGCACGCGGCACGCGAGCTCGCGGCCCTGGTCGTCGAGGGCCTGCCCGTCGAGCGCGGGCACTGA
- a CDS encoding pyruvate carboxylase: protein MFSKILVANRGEIAIRAFRAAVELGAKTVAVFPYEDRNSLHRLKADEAYQIGEPGHPVRAYLDVSEIIRVAKESGADAIYPGYGFLSENPELAQAAADAGITFIGPPTRVLEMAGNKVTAKEQAIAAGVPVLKSTEPSRDVEALLAQADEIGFPIFAKAVAGGGGRGMRRVDKPEDLRRALEEAMREADSAFGDPTMFLEQAVLRPRHIEVQVLADGTGETVHLFERDCSVQRRHQKVVEIAPAPNLSDEIRQSLYRDAVAFAKSIGYVNAGTVEFLLDTAGERAGQHVFIEMNPRIQVEHTVTEEVTDVDLVVAQMRIAAGETLADLGLTQDRIQLRGAALQCRITTEDPTANFRPDTGKITTYRSPGGAGIRLDGGTVNPGAQISPHFDSMLAKLICRGRDYEQAVTRAKRALAEFRIRGVSTNIPFLQAVLEDPSFIAGDLSTSFIDERPQLVRGRVSKDRGTKILNWLADVTVNQPNGPAPTSVAPVEKLPEIDLAQPAPDGSRQRLLELGPAGFASALRAQTPLAVTETTFRDAHQSLLATRVRTRDLVAVAPYVARLTPELLSVEAWGGATYDVALRFLGEDPWERLASLREALPNINIQMLLRGRNTVGYTPYPTEVTDAFVQEAAATGVDIFRIFDALNDVSQMRPAIDAVLATGGSIAEVAVCYTGDLLDPAEDLYTLDYYLRLADDIVAAGAHILAIKDMAGLLRPAAAEKLVTALRERFDLPVHLHTHDTAGGQLATLLAASRAGVDAVDVASAPMAGTTSQPSASSLVAALAHTERDTGISLDAVSDLEPYWEAVRRLYRPFESGLPGPTGRVYHHEIPGGQLSNLRQQAIALGLADDFELIEDMYAAANEILGRVPKVTPSSKVVGDLALHLAAVKADPADFAANPEKYDVPDSVIGFMAGELGDLPGGWPEPFRSKVLAGRDVRVGVTELTHAQRRGLEEPGDERRALLNALLFPAPTRQFEQIRELFGDLSVVDTADYLYGLRPGSEHVVEIARGVRLYAGLEAIGEADDKGMRTVMTILNGQLRPVFVRDRSITVESRAAEKADASQPGQIAAPFSGVVTLQVEVGAEIAAGQAVASIEAMKMEAAITSPVTGVVERVAIPKTQQVEAGDLLVVVRPR, encoded by the coding sequence ATGTTCTCGAAGATCCTGGTCGCCAATCGCGGTGAGATCGCCATCCGGGCGTTCCGCGCCGCCGTCGAGCTCGGTGCCAAGACCGTCGCCGTCTTCCCGTACGAGGACCGCAACTCGCTGCACCGCCTGAAGGCCGACGAGGCGTACCAGATCGGCGAGCCGGGCCACCCGGTGCGCGCCTACCTCGACGTCTCGGAGATCATCCGGGTCGCCAAGGAGTCCGGCGCCGACGCGATCTACCCCGGCTACGGCTTCCTCTCCGAGAACCCCGAGCTGGCGCAGGCCGCGGCCGACGCGGGCATCACCTTCATCGGGCCGCCCACGCGCGTGCTCGAGATGGCCGGCAACAAGGTCACCGCCAAGGAGCAGGCGATCGCGGCGGGCGTGCCGGTGCTCAAGTCCACCGAGCCCTCGCGCGACGTCGAGGCGCTTCTCGCGCAGGCCGACGAGATCGGCTTCCCGATCTTCGCGAAGGCCGTCGCGGGCGGCGGCGGGCGCGGCATGCGTCGCGTCGACAAGCCCGAAGACCTCCGCCGCGCGCTCGAGGAGGCCATGCGCGAGGCCGACAGCGCGTTCGGCGACCCGACCATGTTCCTCGAGCAGGCCGTCCTCCGGCCCCGTCACATCGAGGTGCAGGTGCTCGCCGACGGCACGGGCGAGACCGTGCACCTGTTCGAGCGCGACTGCTCGGTGCAGCGACGGCACCAGAAGGTCGTCGAGATCGCCCCGGCGCCGAACCTCTCCGACGAGATCCGGCAATCCCTCTACCGCGACGCGGTCGCGTTCGCGAAGTCCATCGGCTACGTCAACGCGGGCACCGTCGAGTTCCTGCTCGACACGGCGGGCGAGCGCGCCGGCCAGCACGTGTTCATCGAGATGAACCCCCGCATCCAGGTCGAGCACACCGTGACCGAGGAGGTCACCGACGTCGACCTCGTGGTCGCCCAGATGCGCATCGCGGCCGGCGAGACCCTCGCCGACCTCGGCCTCACGCAGGACCGCATCCAGCTGCGCGGCGCCGCCCTGCAGTGCCGCATCACGACCGAGGACCCGACCGCGAATTTCCGCCCCGACACGGGCAAGATCACGACCTATCGCTCTCCCGGCGGCGCCGGCATCCGCCTGGACGGCGGCACGGTCAACCCCGGCGCGCAGATCAGCCCGCACTTCGACTCGATGCTCGCCAAGCTCATCTGCCGCGGACGCGATTACGAGCAGGCCGTCACGCGTGCCAAGCGCGCACTCGCCGAGTTCCGCATCCGGGGCGTGTCCACCAACATCCCCTTCCTGCAGGCCGTGCTCGAGGACCCGTCGTTCATCGCGGGCGACCTCAGCACCTCGTTCATCGACGAGCGCCCTCAGCTCGTGCGCGGCCGGGTCTCCAAGGACCGCGGCACGAAGATCCTGAACTGGCTCGCGGATGTCACGGTGAACCAGCCCAACGGACCGGCCCCGACCTCCGTGGCACCCGTCGAGAAGCTGCCCGAGATCGACCTCGCGCAGCCGGCACCGGATGGCTCGCGCCAGCGGCTGCTCGAACTCGGACCCGCCGGGTTCGCATCGGCCCTCCGAGCCCAGACCCCGCTCGCCGTGACCGAGACCACCTTCCGCGACGCCCACCAGTCGCTGCTCGCGACTCGCGTGCGCACGCGCGACCTCGTCGCCGTCGCACCGTACGTCGCGCGCCTCACGCCCGAGCTGCTGTCGGTCGAGGCGTGGGGCGGGGCCACCTACGACGTCGCACTGCGGTTCCTCGGCGAAGACCCGTGGGAGCGGCTCGCGTCGCTGCGCGAGGCCCTTCCCAACATCAACATCCAGATGCTGCTGCGCGGCCGCAACACGGTGGGCTACACGCCGTACCCCACCGAGGTCACCGACGCGTTCGTGCAGGAGGCCGCCGCCACGGGCGTCGACATCTTCCGCATCTTCGACGCGCTCAACGACGTCTCGCAGATGCGCCCCGCGATCGACGCCGTGCTCGCCACAGGCGGCTCCATCGCCGAGGTCGCCGTCTGCTACACGGGCGACCTGCTCGACCCTGCCGAGGACCTCTACACCCTCGACTACTACCTCCGCCTCGCCGACGACATCGTCGCCGCAGGCGCGCACATCCTCGCGATCAAGGACATGGCCGGCCTCCTGCGACCCGCGGCCGCCGAGAAGCTCGTCACCGCGCTGCGCGAGCGCTTCGACCTGCCGGTGCACCTGCACACGCACGACACCGCGGGCGGACAGCTCGCGACGCTGCTCGCCGCGAGTCGCGCCGGCGTCGACGCGGTCGACGTCGCGAGCGCGCCCATGGCGGGAACGACGAGCCAGCCCTCGGCCTCATCGCTCGTGGCCGCACTCGCGCACACCGAGCGCGACACTGGGATCTCGCTCGACGCGGTCTCCGACCTGGAGCCTTACTGGGAGGCCGTGCGCCGCCTCTATCGCCCGTTCGAGTCCGGCCTGCCCGGACCCACGGGCCGCGTCTACCACCACGAGATCCCGGGCGGCCAGCTGTCGAACCTCCGCCAGCAGGCCATCGCGCTCGGCCTGGCCGACGACTTCGAGCTCATCGAGGACATGTACGCCGCCGCCAACGAGATCCTCGGGCGCGTGCCGAAGGTGACGCCCTCGTCGAAGGTCGTCGGCGACCTGGCCCTGCACCTCGCGGCCGTGAAGGCCGATCCGGCCGACTTCGCGGCCAACCCCGAGAAGTACGACGTGCCCGACTCCGTCATCGGCTTCATGGCCGGCGAGCTCGGCGATCTGCCGGGCGGATGGCCCGAGCCCTTCCGGTCGAAGGTGCTCGCCGGACGCGACGTCCGCGTCGGCGTCACCGAGCTCACCCATGCGCAGCGACGCGGTCTCGAGGAGCCCGGCGATGAACGTCGTGCACTGCTGAACGCGCTGCTGTTCCCCGCCCCGACGAGGCAGTTCGAGCAGATCCGCGAGCTCTTCGGCGACCTCTCGGTCGTCGACACGGCCGACTACCTCTACGGGCTCCGGCCGGGGTCCGAGCACGTGGTCGAGATCGCCAGGGGCGTGCGGCTGTACGCCGGCCTCGAGGCCATTGGCGAGGCCGACGACAAGGGCATGCGCACGGTCATGACGATCCTCAACGGCCAGTTGCGCCCCGTGTTCGTCCGCGATCGCAGCATCACGGTCGAGAGCCGAGCGGCAGAGAAGGCGGATGCCTCGCAGCCGGGCCAGATCGCCGCCCCGTTCTCCGGCGTGGTCACCCTCCAGGTCGAGGTGGGCGCCGAGATCGCGGCAGGCCAGGCCGTCGCGTCGATCGAGGCCATGAAGATGGAGGCGGCGATCACCTCGCCGGTCACCGGCGTCGTCGAGCGCGTCGCGATCCCGAAGACGCAGCAGGTCGAGGCGGGTGACCTGCTCGTCGTCGTGCGCCCACGATAG
- a CDS encoding AMP-dependent synthetase/ligase, translating into MTEFATAPLVAADPDANTTDLLVERVTATPDSVLFSLPTADGGWSPVTTREFHEQVVRLAKGLVAAGIQPGDKVGLMSKTRYEWTLIDFAAWFAGAVLVPIYETSSPAQVRWNLGDSGAIAVILETADHFARFDEVHPDLPAIRSVWQIDLGDLDKLVAAGADVPDDEIERRRNLAVGSDIATLIYTSGSTGKPKGCVLTHSNFVELSRNAAVALEEVVLDPDGASTLLFITTAHVFARFISVLCVHAGVRVGHQPDTKQLLPSLGSFKPTFLLAVPRVFEKVYNVSEQKAEAGGKGKIFHAAAETAIAYSTAQEAGGKVPLGLRLKFALFDRLVFSKLRHAMGGNVKYAVSGSAPLGPRLGHFYHALGITILEGYGLTETTAPATVNLAHKSKIGTVGPALPGVSVRVADDGEIEVKGINVFKEYWKNPEATAAVFDGDWFKTGDIGTFDADGFLTITGRKKEIIVTAGGKNVAPAALEDPIRANPLVGQVVVVGDQKPFISALVTLDPEMLPVWLNNHDEDAGMSLDEAAANPAVLAEVQRAIDAANETVSRAESIRKFRILPLEFTEASGHLTPKMSIKRNVILEDFGAEIEGMYSGAPATEGHSIVS; encoded by the coding sequence GTGACCGAATTCGCCACAGCACCCCTCGTGGCCGCCGACCCCGACGCGAACACGACCGACCTGCTGGTCGAGCGGGTCACGGCGACCCCCGACTCGGTGCTGTTCTCGCTGCCGACCGCCGACGGCGGCTGGAGCCCGGTCACCACGCGCGAGTTCCACGAGCAGGTCGTCCGCCTCGCGAAGGGCCTCGTCGCGGCCGGCATCCAGCCGGGCGACAAGGTGGGCCTCATGAGCAAGACCCGCTACGAGTGGACGCTCATCGATTTCGCGGCGTGGTTCGCGGGCGCCGTCCTGGTGCCGATCTACGAGACCAGCTCGCCCGCCCAGGTGCGCTGGAACCTGGGCGACTCGGGCGCCATCGCCGTGATCCTCGAGACCGCCGACCATTTCGCGCGCTTCGACGAGGTGCACCCCGACCTGCCGGCCATCCGCAGCGTGTGGCAGATCGACCTCGGCGACCTCGACAAGCTGGTCGCGGCGGGGGCCGACGTGCCCGACGACGAGATCGAGCGCCGCCGCAACCTCGCGGTCGGCAGCGACATCGCGACCCTGATCTACACCTCGGGCTCGACCGGCAAGCCCAAGGGCTGCGTCCTCACTCACTCCAACTTCGTCGAGCTGTCGCGGAACGCCGCGGTGGCGCTCGAGGAGGTCGTGCTCGACCCCGACGGCGCGTCGACGCTGCTCTTCATCACGACCGCGCACGTGTTCGCGCGCTTCATCTCGGTGCTGTGCGTGCACGCGGGCGTGCGCGTCGGCCACCAGCCCGACACCAAGCAGCTGCTGCCGTCGCTCGGCAGCTTCAAGCCGACCTTCCTCCTCGCCGTGCCGCGCGTCTTCGAGAAGGTCTACAACGTCTCCGAGCAGAAGGCCGAGGCCGGCGGCAAGGGCAAGATCTTCCACGCCGCGGCCGAGACCGCGATCGCCTACTCGACCGCGCAGGAGGCCGGGGGCAAGGTGCCCCTCGGGCTGCGACTCAAGTTCGCCCTGTTCGACCGCCTGGTGTTCTCCAAGCTCCGCCACGCCATGGGCGGCAACGTCAAGTACGCCGTTTCGGGCTCGGCCCCGCTCGGCCCCCGCCTGGGCCACTTCTACCACGCGCTCGGCATCACGATCCTCGAGGGCTACGGCCTCACCGAGACCACCGCCCCGGCGACGGTCAACCTCGCCCACAAGTCGAAGATCGGCACGGTCGGTCCGGCGCTCCCGGGTGTCTCGGTGCGCGTCGCCGACGACGGCGAGATCGAGGTCAAGGGCATCAACGTCTTCAAGGAGTACTGGAAGAACCCCGAGGCGACGGCCGCCGTGTTCGACGGCGACTGGTTCAAGACGGGCGACATCGGCACCTTCGATGCCGACGGGTTCCTCACCATCACCGGCCGCAAGAAGGAGATCATCGTCACGGCGGGCGGCAAGAACGTCGCCCCCGCCGCGCTGGAAGACCCGATCCGCGCCAACCCGCTCGTCGGCCAGGTCGTCGTGGTCGGCGACCAGAAGCCCTTCATCTCGGCCCTCGTCACGCTCGACCCCGAGATGCTGCCGGTGTGGCTGAACAACCACGACGAGGACGCCGGCATGAGCCTCGACGAGGCCGCCGCGAACCCGGCCGTGCTCGCCGAGGTGCAGCGCGCGATCGACGCCGCGAACGAGACCGTCTCGCGCGCCGAGTCCATCCGCAAGTTCCGCATCCTGCCGCTCGAGTTCACCGAGGCGAGCGGTCACCTGACGCCGAAGATGAGCATCAAGCGCAACGTGATCCTCGAGGACTTCGGGGCGGAGATCGAGGGCATGTACTCGGGCGCGCCCGCGACCGAGGGACACTCGATCGTCAGCTGA
- a CDS encoding FHA domain-containing protein: MNQAGASDERDEPSTQTSAHEMNAANDTTMGFSREAAAQLSALDGDISAAEQEAIAALPSGSALLIVRRGPNAGARFLLDTDVTTVGRHPDADIFLDDVTVSRKHAEFVRHRTAFEVRDLNSLNGTYFDGVRIDTALLSDGAEVQIGKYRLTFYASRRDLSPAGTG; the protein is encoded by the coding sequence ATGAACCAGGCCGGTGCGAGCGACGAGAGGGATGAACCCTCGACGCAGACCTCCGCGCACGAGATGAACGCGGCGAACGACACGACGATGGGATTCAGCCGCGAGGCGGCGGCCCAGCTCAGTGCGCTCGACGGCGACATCTCGGCCGCCGAGCAGGAGGCGATCGCCGCGCTGCCGTCCGGGTCGGCACTGCTCATCGTGCGTCGCGGGCCGAACGCCGGTGCGCGGTTCCTCCTCGACACCGACGTCACCACCGTCGGCCGACATCCCGACGCCGACATCTTCCTCGACGACGTGACCGTCTCCCGCAAGCACGCCGAGTTCGTGCGCCACCGCACCGCGTTCGAGGTCCGCGACCTCAATTCGCTCAACGGCACCTACTTCGACGGCGTGCGCATCGACACGGCGCTGCTCAGCGACGGCGCCGAGGTCCAGATCGGCAAGTACCGCCTCACCTTCTACGCATCGCGACGCGACCTCTCGCCGGCGGGCACCGGGTGA
- the def gene encoding peptide deformylase, translating to MPERPIRLFGDPVLKTVSAPVDQVDDRVRGLVDDLVDSVRLPGRAGVAAPQIGVNLRVFSYNVDGEVGYVINPEIVEASGEVELVDEGCLSVPGLWHKTPRRPFARVRGIDLDGNVVEIAGEGLMAQALQHEVDHLDGIVYLDRLEKDERRAAMRAVRESDWF from the coding sequence TTGCCGGAACGTCCCATTCGCCTGTTCGGCGACCCCGTCCTGAAGACCGTCTCCGCGCCCGTCGACCAGGTCGACGACCGGGTGCGGGGCCTCGTCGACGACCTCGTCGACAGCGTGAGGCTGCCCGGTCGCGCCGGGGTCGCCGCGCCCCAGATCGGCGTGAACCTGCGCGTGTTCAGCTACAACGTCGACGGCGAGGTCGGCTACGTGATCAACCCCGAGATCGTCGAGGCCTCGGGCGAGGTCGAGCTCGTCGACGAGGGATGCCTCTCGGTGCCCGGACTCTGGCACAAGACGCCGAGGCGACCCTTCGCGCGCGTCCGCGGCATCGACCTCGACGGCAACGTCGTCGAGATCGCGGGGGAGGGGCTCATGGCGCAGGCGCTCCAGCACGAGGTGGATCACCTCGACGGCATCGTCTACCTCGACCGCCTCGAGAAGGACGAGCGCCGCGCGGCGATGCGCGCCGTCCGCGAGTCCGACTGGTTCTGA
- a CDS encoding MerR family transcriptional regulator: MSELDRSERTRYDLGLLFTDGLPEHDDGTGYRGAVAARAAGISYRQLDYWARTELVEPTVRGAAGSGSQRLYGFRDILVLKLVKRLLDTGISLQQIRVAVTQLREAGIDDLAQTTLMSDGASVYLCTSDDEVIDLVNRGQGVFGIAVGKVLREVESTLVELDTQPADHVDELAARRGRSNRKIS, translated from the coding sequence ATGAGCGAGCTCGATCGGAGCGAACGCACGCGCTACGACCTCGGATTGCTCTTCACCGACGGGCTTCCCGAGCACGACGACGGCACGGGATACCGCGGCGCCGTGGCGGCTCGTGCAGCGGGCATCAGCTACCGCCAGCTCGACTACTGGGCGCGCACCGAGCTCGTCGAACCCACGGTGCGCGGCGCCGCCGGCTCCGGGTCGCAGCGGTTGTACGGCTTCCGCGACATCCTCGTGCTGAAGCTCGTGAAGCGCCTGCTCGACACCGGCATCTCGCTTCAGCAGATCCGGGTGGCCGTCACCCAGCTCCGCGAGGCGGGCATCGACGACCTCGCGCAGACGACGCTCATGAGCGACGGCGCGAGCGTGTACCTCTGCACGTCCGACGACGAGGTCATCGATCTCGTCAATCGCGGGCAGGGCGTGTTCGGCATCGCCGTCGGCAAGGTGCTGCGCGAGGTCGAGTCCACGCTCGTCGAGCTCGACACGCAGCCCGCCGACCACGTCGACGAGCTCGCCGCTCGTCGAGGCCGGTCGAACCGCAAGATCTCCTGA